A window from Pseudomonas moraviensis encodes these proteins:
- a CDS encoding CaiB/BaiF CoA transferase family protein, which yields MSAPLASLKILDFSTLLPGPFASLLLADMGAEVLRIESPTRMDLLRVLPPHDGGVSASHAYLNRNKRSLALDLKQPAALEIIKQLLGEYDIVLEQFRPGVMERLGLGYEALKAINPRLIFVSISGYGQTGPYKERAGHDINYLALAGLASYSGRADSGPLPLGMQVADVAGGSLHGVIGLLAAVIARQQSGQGTHLDVSMTDCAFSLNAMAGAGYLACGAEPGWEDQMLNGGSFYDYYRTRDGRWMSVGSLEPAFMQQLCTALGRPELAAQGLSPRAEQQQELKEALRIEFERHDFAELCELFAGVDACVEPVLNLGEALRHPQLQARELVTQVPRGDGTTQAQIACPLKFSEALPAPRHVGAGLGQHTDQVLEELGLSASKIAELRSAKVIL from the coding sequence AATCGCCGACCCGTATGGATCTGCTGCGGGTGCTGCCGCCGCATGATGGCGGGGTATCGGCCAGCCACGCCTACCTGAACCGCAACAAGCGCAGTCTGGCGCTGGATCTGAAACAGCCCGCGGCGCTGGAGATCATCAAGCAACTGCTGGGTGAGTACGACATCGTTCTCGAGCAATTCCGCCCCGGGGTGATGGAGCGCCTGGGCCTGGGCTATGAGGCGTTGAAGGCGATCAACCCGCGGCTGATTTTCGTGTCGATCAGCGGTTACGGCCAGACCGGGCCGTACAAAGAGCGTGCGGGGCATGACATCAACTATCTGGCGCTGGCCGGGCTGGCCAGTTACTCCGGCCGCGCCGACAGCGGGCCCTTGCCGCTGGGCATGCAGGTGGCGGACGTGGCCGGCGGCTCGTTGCACGGGGTGATCGGCTTGCTGGCGGCGGTGATCGCTCGCCAGCAGAGCGGGCAAGGCACGCATCTGGATGTGAGCATGACCGATTGCGCGTTCAGCCTGAATGCCATGGCAGGTGCGGGATATCTGGCCTGTGGCGCGGAGCCGGGCTGGGAAGATCAGATGCTCAACGGCGGCAGTTTCTACGATTATTACCGCACGCGGGATGGGCGCTGGATGTCAGTGGGCAGTCTCGAGCCGGCGTTCATGCAGCAACTGTGCACGGCGCTGGGCCGACCGGAACTGGCGGCGCAGGGATTGTCCCCCAGGGCAGAGCAGCAACAGGAGCTGAAAGAGGCATTGCGGATCGAATTCGAGCGACATGATTTTGCTGAACTGTGTGAGCTGTTCGCCGGAGTCGATGCCTGTGTCGAGCCGGTGTTGAATCTGGGCGAGGCGCTGCGCCATCCGCAATTGCAGGCGCGGGAGCTGGTGACCCAGGTGCCGCGCGGCGATGGCACGACGCAGGCGCAGATCGCCTGTCCGTTGAAATTCTCTGAAGCGTTACCGGCGCCAAGGCATGTCGGCGCGGGATTGGGGCAGCATACGGATCAGGTGTTGGAGGAGTTGGGGTTGAGTGCTTCGAAGATCGCTGAGCTGCGTTCCGCCAAAGTAATCCTTTAG
- a CDS encoding SprT family zinc-dependent metalloprotease, translating into MPEQLNTRVEDCYQLAESFFKRSFKRPVVSLKLRGQKAGVAHLHENLLRFNPQLYRENTEHFLKQTVAHEVAHLIAHQLFGDRIQPHGEEWQLIMRGVYELPPDRCHTYEIKRRSVTRYIYKCPCPESDFPFTAQRHGLVRQGRRYLCRRCRSTLVFSGEMRVE; encoded by the coding sequence ATGCCCGAGCAACTCAATACCCGCGTCGAAGATTGTTACCAACTCGCTGAATCCTTTTTCAAACGTTCCTTCAAACGCCCCGTCGTCAGTCTCAAGCTGCGCGGGCAGAAAGCCGGTGTCGCGCATCTGCACGAGAACCTGCTGCGCTTCAACCCGCAGTTGTACCGGGAAAACACCGAACACTTCCTCAAGCAGACCGTGGCCCACGAAGTCGCGCACCTGATCGCTCATCAACTGTTCGGCGACCGCATCCAGCCCCATGGCGAGGAGTGGCAATTGATCATGCGCGGCGTATACGAACTGCCGCCCGACCGCTGCCACACCTACGAGATCAAGCGGCGCAGCGTGACCCGCTATATCTACAAATGTCCGTGCCCCGAGAGTGACTTCCCGTTTACCGCCCAGCGCCATGGCCTGGTACGGCAAGGGCGGCGGTACTTGTGCCGGCGCTGCCGCAGTACCCTGGTATTCAGTGGTGAGATGCGGGTGGAATAG
- a CDS encoding Yip1 family protein produces the protein MIHHVVGLFTHPDQEWKEIRGDQEESISHMYLTHTLILAAIPAVSAFIGTTQVGWVIGNRAPVMLTFESALWMTIMSYLAMLGGVAVMGAFVHWMARTYDANPSLARCVAFATYTATPLFVGGLAALYPHMWLGMIVGTAAICYTVYLLYVGLPTFMNIPSDEGFLFSSSVLAVGLVVLVAIMAFTVIIWGLGVGPVYTN, from the coding sequence ATGATCCATCACGTAGTGGGACTGTTTACCCACCCCGATCAGGAATGGAAGGAGATCCGTGGCGACCAAGAGGAAAGCATCAGCCACATGTACTTGACCCACACGCTGATTCTGGCGGCGATCCCCGCTGTCTCGGCGTTCATCGGCACGACCCAGGTCGGCTGGGTGATCGGCAACCGCGCGCCGGTGATGCTGACGTTCGAAAGTGCCTTGTGGATGACCATCATGTCGTACCTGGCGATGCTCGGCGGGGTCGCGGTGATGGGCGCCTTCGTGCACTGGATGGCGCGTACCTATGACGCCAATCCAAGCCTGGCCCGTTGCGTGGCGTTTGCCACTTACACGGCGACACCGTTGTTCGTCGGCGGCCTGGCGGCGCTGTACCCGCACATGTGGCTGGGGATGATCGTCGGCACGGCGGCCATCTGCTACACGGTATACCTGCTGTACGTCGGCCTGCCGACCTTCATGAACATTCCTTCGGATGAAGGTTTTCTGTTTTCCAGTTCGGTGCTCGCGGTCGGGCTGGTGGTGCTGGTCGCGATCATGGCGTTTACCGTGATCATCTGGGGGCTGGGTGTCGGGCCCGTCTATACCAACTGA